A segment of the Devriesea agamarum genome:
ACACCCACCCACCGGGGGATGGTGCGATTGGATGAGGCGCGCCTTGGGGTATGCAGAGCACATGGTGTGGGTGTGATGTGTTTAAACAGCAAGCGGGTCCTCCGAGAGCCGTGCTGATCGTAGCTGGCCGCTAGACTGTCTGGTGCGCCCACAGCGCAAGTTTCTGTTCGTCAAACCTCTCGTGAGGACTGGTTGATGCATTCGCTGCTGGTATCCCTGCCTGATCTGGATCAGGGTCTTGCTGGTTTCCTCTCCGAACGCCTTGACCGTGTGGAAGAACGGCTGCGTCAGTCGGTTCACACCTCAGATTCTTTGACCCGTTGGACTTCCACCTATCTGATGGAAGCAGGCGGCAAGCGGGTCAGGCCGGTTTTGACTCTTCTGGCCGCTGCATTTGGCGATGGCATGAGGGCGGAAGTTCTCGATGCGGCCGTGGCTGTGGAGCTCACGCACCTCGCTTCTCTCTATCACGACGACGTGATGGATTCAGCCCCAACCAGGCGCGGGCGAACCAGTGCTCACGAGGTTTGGGGAAATTCGGTTGCGATCTTAACGGGCGATTTTTTGTTCGCGAGGGCTTCGCGAATCTCCGCTGGTTTAGGCCCGGAAGCTGTTCGTATTCAGGCAGAAACCTTTGAGCGTCTGTGCATCGGCCAATTACATGAAACTGTGGGCCCCGCGGACGATGACGATCCCTACGCGCATTATTTGCGGGTCCTGTCCGATAAAACGGCGTCGCTGATTGCAACCGCAGGCCGCTTTGGAGCCATGTTTTCCGGCTGTGATGCCACCGTCGTCAACGCCTTGGAGGAATACGGTGAAAAAGCCGGTGTGGCGTTCCAGCTCGTCGACGATGTGATTGATCTTCGCTCCGATGGTGCACGCACCGGGAAGACTCCTGGCACTGACTTGCGTGAAGGTATTCCAACCATGCCATCCTTATTAGTCAGGGCGCGCTATGCCGCCGGAGATCGCAATCCTGAAACGGTTGCCGTGGTCGAAGCGTTGGATTCCGATCTCAGCGACGATGAGCACCTCGCTCAGGCTGTAGCCCTGCTGCGCGAAGACCCGGCGACCGACGAGACCGAAAAATTGGCGACCAGCTGGGCGAACGATGCGTTAAAGGCGCTGCGGAACGTACCGGATCGTCCCGCCCGCGCTGGGCTCGAAGCGTTCACCGAGCAGCTAGTGAACCGCAGCGCCTGATTGTGCGCCGGTTCGTTCCTTTATGTCGGCTCGGCTCCACTGGTGATTGACATTCGCGCGTCGAGGCACCTCGGTCATCCCTGGTTGAGAACTGCTTCACTTTGAGTATCCGGTTTTACAGCGATAAGTAGCTGTGTGTAGTTCGCGTCCACAGTGTAGGTATAAACCTGCTTCACCATGAGTTATCCACACACCTCCTGAAAACCTCTGCTGGGAACTAACCTGTCATCAGGAGTTCTACTAGGGGCGGAGGTGTGATGCCGGTGTGCCAGGCGCGATACTGCGGATATTGCAGTTCCTTGCTCGCTCCGTCCACGCGATGGTGCGCAGAATGTGGCCGGCCATGCGTTCCTTTGTCCGATCATAGGGTCAAGCGTTCCTCTCGACCGTCAGCGTGGCAATCTGTCTTGCCGCCTGAGCAGGTTATTCCGGGATGTAGCGAGAGCCGACGGATTGCGCTCGTTGATTTCGGCAGCGGTTTGGATATTTCTCGAACGCGCCGGCTGGTGGCGTTTTTTCTTGATGTGGTGGCCTCGTTTGCTGGTTTTGCACCGCTGATCACTGGGATCACTCTGTTGTGTTCTGCTTGGCCGTCGCCCTGGACAGGATTACCGGTCGCTGTCACGGCTTTAGGCGCTGCAATAGCGGTGACGTGTATAGCCGGAGCGATCTGGCTGCACAGGGTCAAAAACACCAGTGTCGGAAAAGCTTGTATGGGCCTTCGTGCTGGGGCAGAGCATGTGAAGTCGAAACCCGACCAAATCCTGTCGCATCAACCGGTTCATGCGGCAACCGCCCTGCGGGTGCCCGCTGGACAGCCATGGCAGGGTGCATTACTGGACCAGGTAGCTCTAACGGACGGGCGTAGAAGTCGGGTTACTGAACGAGCCGAGCCTGGTTTGAATCCGTATCTGACGGCAGGTGAGGTGTTACCAGGGACGCACCGAGAATCCCCTAATCCCGATTCGGGAGTGGCAAGCTCCGATAGTGTAGTCAACGAAAAGTTTATGGCGGGTAACCGTGTAGGCCCTCCCGTGCGGCGTATTGTGCTGACCATGGACGATGGGGCGCGATACGAGTGTCCAGCGGGAACTCTGATCGGAAGATCTCCAGCGGTCGTTCAGGGAACGGGTTCGCTGCTTGCCATTGAGGATTCGACGCGTTCAGTGTCGAAGAGTCACCTGACGTTAAATGTGCGAGGCCAGGAGGTTTTCGTGACCGACCAGGGTTCTGTGAACGGCTCTGCGCTGGTGTCTAAGAGCGGCCTCGAACATGTGTTGATCCCAGGTGTATCCGAGGTGCTTCCTCCTGACTGCACCCTACGCCTGGGAGAGCGCACCCTAACCGTGGAGGTTTGCCCATGACTGACTCACCTGCATCTAGCGCTCCCATTGCGCCGGATATGCCCGCACCCGGTAGCATCCTCACCCGCTGCGCTGCGGCCACTCACGTAGGTAAAGTGCGCACAACAAACGAGGACAGCTTGCTGGCCCAACACCCCATTTTTCTTATCGCTGACGGTGTTGGTGGCCACAACGCTGGAGAAGTTGCCAGTGCATTTGTTGTAGAAGAGTTCCGCCGGTTGGTCGGGCAACCGAATGTCGAGGTCGAACAACTTGCAGGCACGCTACGGGCAGCAGCCGACCGCGTGAATGCCATTGAGCCGGATGATTCCGAAGGCCCAGCGGCGGGAACCACGGTGGCTCTGGTTGCGACCACTGTCGTCGATGGAAACGGGTACTGGGTTGTGCTCAACCTCGGTGATTCCCGGGTGTATCGCTTGACCTCTGGGGGCCTAGAACAGGTCAGTGTGGATCATTCAGTCGTTCAAGAACTGTTGGATCAAGGGCTCATCAGCAGCGAACGCGCACGGCATCACCCGTACCGCCACATGATCACCAGGGCGCTCGGGGCAGGACACGATGCCGAGCCAGACTGTTGGTTGATTCCAGCCCAGGTCGGCGACCGCCTGCTCATCTGTTCGGATGGGCTGACCGATGAGGTGAGGGACGAGGCCTTGGAGGACGTCCTCCAAACCCAGCCTGACCTCGACTCGGCAGCACAAACCTGCGTAGACCTTGCGTTGCAAGCGGGTGGCCACGACAACGTCTCGGTTGTAATCGTCCAAGCCGTCGATATCGTGGGCGCGCAGCATCACAGCGAGGACGGTGAAAGCCAACCCTAGAAAGATAGGCAATCGCATGACCGGGCACCCTGGCGTCATAGGGGGACGCAGCACACTGCCTGGGTACAACGTAAGGGGGAACAATGGCAGGGGAGAACCGAGCCCACGCAGCGCCGCTCAATGATCGAGGCCTGTTTTATGAACCGGGGCCGTGCACGCTCATCCATCGAAACAGACAATTCGCACTACTAGTTCCGGGTATCCGGGCTCAGGTCATTGCAGGGGTATGGGAAGCTCTCGACAAGGTACCTGATCCGGACGATGTCTTGGAGCACATCGTTGCCCATACCGACTACGAGTCAGTGAAAACCTTGGGCCCCATCCTGTATGGGCGATACATCGGGGAATGTAGCGTCATGATTGTGCATGCAGATACTGCCGTTGCGGTGTACTCGCGTGCATCCCACGCACTGCTGTGCGGCTCAGCAACGGCAAAAGCTGAGCCTGTGCGCACAGAGGATACCGTCCGTATCGCATGGGGAGATCTTCCTGAGGAAGGTAACGCAGGCGTTTTGCGTTTGGTGGAAGGAATGGCCCGGGTGCGAGGTTTTGTGCTCACCTGCTGCGACCTTCAATCGCTATCCGGACAGGAACGCACCCGGCTGGTCGCTGCGGTGCATGACCATGGGCGCTCTATATCCGCCCCGCAATCGCCTGAGGTGAGCGCTCCGGAACCTTCGAGCGGCGCCCCACCGGACGACCTCGCTTCCGAGGCGTCCTTAGCTTTGATAACGAATCAGGATTCGTCTTTAGCCGCGAGCCATAATGTGCATTTAACATCCACGCCTACGTCATCGGTGCCACAGAGCGGAGTGCTAGACCAGCTTTTGAACCCGGGGTCGGTGCGGTCAGAGTTTAAGTTGAGATCGGTCGTGGAGCCGGCGCGGCCAGAACTGGGGTTGCTGCCGCTGGAAGGACCTCCGCGCCTGAACCTCCGGCAAGGTCATGCGAGCGGGCATCGCGGCCGCCATGCCCAAAGATCGATGCCAGTCGGTGAGCTCGACGAAATGGATATTTCTGCTGCGTCCACGAGCAATCCAGTATCCGGACACTCCCCAGAACGACTTCCCACTCAGCATGCGGTAGAGGAGATTGGGCCCGACCGGGGTGATACTCCTGCGAACACCTCGATTGACTGCACTGCGTCCTACCACGATGCTTCCCATCGCGCGAGTCCTTCACATCGAGCCACGGTCTGCACGATGAGTGGATCATCGCCCCTGCGCGCACCGGAAAAGGACGGGCACACAGTGCTTGGCCTGGCCTGTTCAGGACAACACATAAACCCGCCGGATATTCGCCGATGTCGAGTGTGTGGTGAGCACCTGAATACAACTGCCTCCAAGATGCCGCGACCAAGGCTTGGAACAGTTGAAATATCGGACGGTACCGTCGTTGAGCTCGACCGCACCGTAATCATTGGACGCAAACCCCGCGCCCCGAGCGACGCTGCGGGTGAGGTGCCACGTATCGTCACCGTGCCCAGTCCATCCCACGATATTTCCCGTAACCACCTCGAAATTCGCCTCGAGGGATGGAACGTGATCGGCCGAGATATGGGGAGCATGAACGGAACCGTGATCACCAGGCCGGGCCAGCCCCCGATGCGCCTGCGAGCTCATGACGGTGTCCTCTTACGAAGCGGTGATGTCATAGAAATTGGCGATGGGCTCACACTGAGGTTAAAAGATGTTCCGTGACCTTGCACCCCGTGCACAACCATCTCTGTCGGATAAAGATATGGATGAAGACGCCGCAGCTGGCGCCGTTGTTAGTGGCTTATCAATAGAGTTTTGCGGAGAGTATGTCAGCGTGCATCCGGGCTGCGAGTTCGTCATCGGGAGAGCGGGTGATCTCATCCTCGACGACGACAACCAGTTTCTACATCGTCGCTTCCTAGTGCTCACTTACGCGGCGTCCCTATGGTGGATTGAGAATATCGGGTCACGTTTATCGGCCACACTCACTGATGCCACCGGGTCGTTGCACTCGTGGCTTGCGCCCGGTGCGAGAACCCCGCTCGTATCTGCGAGGACCAACGTAGTGTTCACCGCCGGTCCCACAACCTACGAGCTGTCCATTCATGTCGATCCACCGGCAACGACCCAGCCTCCGATCAGCATCCCAGAGTCAGGGGAGCATACAGTTGGGGAGGTCCTGCTGACCCCGTCTCAAAAACTATTGATCCTTGCTTTAGCTGAGCCGCTACTCGTAAAGGATGGAGCCGGCCTCAGCTCGGTTCCCTCATCACGGCACGCAGCGCGCAGACTCGGATGGACCCAAACCAGGTTTAACCGCAAGCTGGACAATGTCTGCGACAAGCTTGACCGGCTAGGAATTCGAGGATTGCGGGGTGCTCCCGGTCGTTTAGCGTCGAACCGGAGGGCGCACCTGGTTGAATATGCTGTCTTTTCTCGATTGGTGACCTCTGCGGACCTCCCGCTACTCAATGCTACCGCCGATATCGACAAATAATGGGAGGTGCTCATGCCGGGTGTAGATAGCAAATAATGCATTATTGTCGTTGCTGACTTGGGGGAATGCTTAAAGCGGGGATACAGTTAAAGTGGGGATACGGTTAAAGCAGAGGAATAGTTAAAGTGGGGGATACCTAAAACAGGAGAATAGTTAAAGTGGAGGGATAGTTAGAACAGGAGAATGGCGAAAACGGAGCAATGACCAAAACGGGGGAATGGTTAAAATATTTATGCGGACAGACAGCTTTACGGAAACTACCGCACTATAAAAAGGGGGATACCTATGCGGATATCGCTGACGCTGAGAAGGCCAGACGGCAGCCTCACCGACCTTGAAGTCACGGCCGACGCGACTGTTACGGTGGCCGATTTAGCCACCAGCTTGTTCTTGGCTGATCCGATGCGGAAGTCTGCACGGTTGCCGGACGGTCTTACTATTCAGGTCCAAGACGCAGGGGCTCATCACAGCATGCAGCTCAGAACGCTAAACCCTGAGGATGACCTCATGGCTGCGCAGCTTCGCTCGGGAGCGGTGATTGCCACAACTCATTCCGGGCATGGCATGCTGCCTGGACCTCAGAAAAAAGCTGAGACGTGCGCGCTGTTGCGGGTGATAGACGGCCCAGACAAGGGTCGAGAATTCTATCTACCAGCGGGCGTCAGTATTGTGGGTCAGGGATCTGACTGCGATATCAAACTCAACGACCCGATGCTTGCGATGCAGCATTTTAGAGTCGATATTGCTCACGCTATTGAAATTAGCGACTTACAATCAGAATATGGTATAAGCATTGGCGGGCGCGCCACGCGACACGCGACTTTAAGTCCGTCAGATATTGTGGTCGTTGCTGATACATCATTGTCCGTGACCGCGCTGAAAAAGCCCATCAGAGGCACCTCGGAATCTTTGACGGTGGAGTTTAATCGTGCCCCGAGGATCGTGCCGCGATGCCCCGACACATCAATTAAAGCCCCATCACCTCCAACGCGCCCCACTCCTCAGGCTTTTCCTTATCTGATCATGATTGCCCCCTTACTCCTTGGAGTCGCAATGTTTGCTGTGACCAGGAGTGTGTACTCCATCATGTTTATCGCCATGATGCCGTTGATGGCTGTGGCCACCTATGTGCAGGGCAAAATGCAAGCGGCCAAAATTTTTAAAGAACAGACCCGCCAGTTTCGCGAGGGGATGCAGTCGGTGCGCTG
Coding sequences within it:
- a CDS encoding polyprenyl synthetase family protein; the protein is MHSLLVSLPDLDQGLAGFLSERLDRVEERLRQSVHTSDSLTRWTSTYLMEAGGKRVRPVLTLLAAAFGDGMRAEVLDAAVAVELTHLASLYHDDVMDSAPTRRGRTSAHEVWGNSVAILTGDFLFARASRISAGLGPEAVRIQAETFERLCIGQLHETVGPADDDDPYAHYLRVLSDKTASLIATAGRFGAMFSGCDATVVNALEEYGEKAGVAFQLVDDVIDLRSDGARTGKTPGTDLREGIPTMPSLLVRARYAAGDRNPETVAVVEALDSDLSDDEHLAQAVALLREDPATDETEKLATSWANDALKALRNVPDRPARAGLEAFTEQLVNRSA
- a CDS encoding FHA domain-containing protein; the encoded protein is MAGNRVGPPVRRIVLTMDDGARYECPAGTLIGRSPAVVQGTGSLLAIEDSTRSVSKSHLTLNVRGQEVFVTDQGSVNGSALVSKSGLEHVLIPGVSEVLPPDCTLRLGERTLTVEVCP
- a CDS encoding PP2C family protein-serine/threonine phosphatase, with amino-acid sequence MTDSPASSAPIAPDMPAPGSILTRCAAATHVGKVRTTNEDSLLAQHPIFLIADGVGGHNAGEVASAFVVEEFRRLVGQPNVEVEQLAGTLRAAADRVNAIEPDDSEGPAAGTTVALVATTVVDGNGYWVVLNLGDSRVYRLTSGGLEQVSVDHSVVQELLDQGLISSERARHHPYRHMITRALGAGHDAEPDCWLIPAQVGDRLLICSDGLTDEVRDEALEDVLQTQPDLDSAAQTCVDLALQAGGHDNVSVVIVQAVDIVGAQHHSEDGESQP
- a CDS encoding FHA domain-containing protein, translating into MAGENRAHAAPLNDRGLFYEPGPCTLIHRNRQFALLVPGIRAQVIAGVWEALDKVPDPDDVLEHIVAHTDYESVKTLGPILYGRYIGECSVMIVHADTAVAVYSRASHALLCGSATAKAEPVRTEDTVRIAWGDLPEEGNAGVLRLVEGMARVRGFVLTCCDLQSLSGQERTRLVAAVHDHGRSISAPQSPEVSAPEPSSGAPPDDLASEASLALITNQDSSLAASHNVHLTSTPTSSVPQSGVLDQLLNPGSVRSEFKLRSVVEPARPELGLLPLEGPPRLNLRQGHASGHRGRHAQRSMPVGELDEMDISAASTSNPVSGHSPERLPTQHAVEEIGPDRGDTPANTSIDCTASYHDASHRASPSHRATVCTMSGSSPLRAPEKDGHTVLGLACSGQHINPPDIRRCRVCGEHLNTTASKMPRPRLGTVEISDGTVVELDRTVIIGRKPRAPSDAAGEVPRIVTVPSPSHDISRNHLEIRLEGWNVIGRDMGSMNGTVITRPGQPPMRLRAHDGVLLRSGDVIEIGDGLTLRLKDVP